A single region of the Gorilla gorilla gorilla isolate KB3781 chromosome 1, NHGRI_mGorGor1-v2.1_pri, whole genome shotgun sequence genome encodes:
- the C1H1orf198 gene encoding uncharacterized protein C1orf198 homolog isoform X2 yields the protein MLVFVFVFLFYEWTQFSPESSVATWRYGGHYRELTTATLSERRARAQGHAGYHLSRDLTWQDEHSAPFSWETKSQMEFSISALSIQEPSNGTTASEPRPLSKASQGSQALKSSQGSRSSSLDALGPTRKEEEASFWKINAERSRGEGPEAEFQSLTPSQIKSMEKGEKVLPPCYRQEPAPKDREAKVERPSTLRQEQRPLPNVSTERERPQPVQAFSSALHEAAPSQLEGKLPSPDVRQDDGEDTLFSEPKFAQVSSSNVVLKTGFDFLDNW from the exons CAGTGGCCACGTGGCGCTATGGCGGTCACTACCGGGAATTAACCACGGCCACCCTCTCAGAGCGCCGGGCGCGGGCTCAGGGACACGCCGGCTACCACCTGAGCCGG GATCTAACTTGGCAAGATGAGCACTCTGCCCCTTTCTCCTGGGAAACAAAG AGTCAGATGGAGTTCAGTATCTCTGCCCTATCCATCCAGGAGCCGAGCAACGGCACCACCGCCAGTGAGCCCAGACCACTGTCCAAAGCTTCCCAGGGCTCCCAGGCCCTCAAGTCCTCCCAAGGCAGCAGGTCCTCCAGCCTGGATGCCCTGGGCCCcaccaggaaggaggaggaagcgtCATTCTGGAAGATCAATGCTGAGCGGTCCCGAGGGGAGGGGCCTGAGGCCGAGTTCCAGTCGCTGACCCCTAGCCAGATCAAGTCCATGGAGAAGGGGGAAAAGGTCTTGCCTCCCTGCTACCGGCAGGAACCTGCCCCGAAGgacagggaggccaaggtggaaaggCCCAGCACCCTCCGTCAGGAGCAGCGTCCTCTTCCCAACGTGAGCACTGAACGTGAGAGACCCCAGCCTGTCCAGGCCTTCAGCAGTGCACTGCACGAGGCTGCCCCCTCCCAGCTCGAGGGGAAGCTGCCATCTCCTGACGTCAGGCAGGACGATGGGGAAGACACCCTGTTCTCGGAACCCAAGTTTGCACAG GTCAGCTCAAGTAATGTCGTCTTGAAGACGGGATTTGATTTTCTGGACAATTGGtaa
- the C1H1orf198 gene encoding uncharacterized protein C1orf198 homolog isoform X1, translated as MASMAAAIAASRSAVMSGNRPLDDRERKRFTYFSSLSPMARKIMQDKEKIREKYGPEWARLPPAQQDEIIDRCLVGPRAPAPRDPGDSEELTRFPGLRGPTGQKVVRFGDEDLTWQDEHSAPFSWETKSQMEFSISALSIQEPSNGTTASEPRPLSKASQGSQALKSSQGSRSSSLDALGPTRKEEEASFWKINAERSRGEGPEAEFQSLTPSQIKSMEKGEKVLPPCYRQEPAPKDREAKVERPSTLRQEQRPLPNVSTERERPQPVQAFSSALHEAAPSQLEGKLPSPDVRQDDGEDTLFSEPKFAQVSSSNVVLKTGFDFLDNW; from the exons ATGGCGTCCATGGCGGCGGCGATCGCGGCCTCGCGCTCGGCGGTCATGAGCGGGAACCGGCCTCTGGACGACCGGGAGCGAAAGCGCTTCACTTACTTCTCGTCGCTGAGCCCCATGGCCAGGAAGATCATGCAGGACAAGGAGAAGATCCGCGAGAAGTACGGGCCCGAGTGGGCGCGGCTGCCGCCCGCGCAGCAGGACGAGATCATCGACCGGTGCCTGGTGGGGCCGCGCGCCCCGGCGCCCCGAGACCCCGGGGACTCGGAGGAGCTCACGCGCTTCCCCGGCTTGCGCGGGCCCACGGGCCAGAAGGTGGTGCGCTTCGGGGACGAG GATCTAACTTGGCAAGATGAGCACTCTGCCCCTTTCTCCTGGGAAACAAAG AGTCAGATGGAGTTCAGTATCTCTGCCCTATCCATCCAGGAGCCGAGCAACGGCACCACCGCCAGTGAGCCCAGACCACTGTCCAAAGCTTCCCAGGGCTCCCAGGCCCTCAAGTCCTCCCAAGGCAGCAGGTCCTCCAGCCTGGATGCCCTGGGCCCcaccaggaaggaggaggaagcgtCATTCTGGAAGATCAATGCTGAGCGGTCCCGAGGGGAGGGGCCTGAGGCCGAGTTCCAGTCGCTGACCCCTAGCCAGATCAAGTCCATGGAGAAGGGGGAAAAGGTCTTGCCTCCCTGCTACCGGCAGGAACCTGCCCCGAAGgacagggaggccaaggtggaaaggCCCAGCACCCTCCGTCAGGAGCAGCGTCCTCTTCCCAACGTGAGCACTGAACGTGAGAGACCCCAGCCTGTCCAGGCCTTCAGCAGTGCACTGCACGAGGCTGCCCCCTCCCAGCTCGAGGGGAAGCTGCCATCTCCTGACGTCAGGCAGGACGATGGGGAAGACACCCTGTTCTCGGAACCCAAGTTTGCACAG GTCAGCTCAAGTAATGTCGTCTTGAAGACGGGATTTGATTTTCTGGACAATTGGtaa
- the C1H1orf198 gene encoding uncharacterized protein C1orf198 homolog isoform X3 translates to MLVFVFVFLFYEWTQFSPESLATWRYGGHYRELTTATLSERRARAQGHAGYHLSRDLTWQDEHSAPFSWETKSQMEFSISALSIQEPSNGTTASEPRPLSKASQGSQALKSSQGSRSSSLDALGPTRKEEEASFWKINAERSRGEGPEAEFQSLTPSQIKSMEKGEKVLPPCYRQEPAPKDREAKVERPSTLRQEQRPLPNVSTERERPQPVQAFSSALHEAAPSQLEGKLPSPDVRQDDGEDTLFSEPKFAQVSSSNVVLKTGFDFLDNW, encoded by the exons TGGCCACGTGGCGCTATGGCGGTCACTACCGGGAATTAACCACGGCCACCCTCTCAGAGCGCCGGGCGCGGGCTCAGGGACACGCCGGCTACCACCTGAGCCGG GATCTAACTTGGCAAGATGAGCACTCTGCCCCTTTCTCCTGGGAAACAAAG AGTCAGATGGAGTTCAGTATCTCTGCCCTATCCATCCAGGAGCCGAGCAACGGCACCACCGCCAGTGAGCCCAGACCACTGTCCAAAGCTTCCCAGGGCTCCCAGGCCCTCAAGTCCTCCCAAGGCAGCAGGTCCTCCAGCCTGGATGCCCTGGGCCCcaccaggaaggaggaggaagcgtCATTCTGGAAGATCAATGCTGAGCGGTCCCGAGGGGAGGGGCCTGAGGCCGAGTTCCAGTCGCTGACCCCTAGCCAGATCAAGTCCATGGAGAAGGGGGAAAAGGTCTTGCCTCCCTGCTACCGGCAGGAACCTGCCCCGAAGgacagggaggccaaggtggaaaggCCCAGCACCCTCCGTCAGGAGCAGCGTCCTCTTCCCAACGTGAGCACTGAACGTGAGAGACCCCAGCCTGTCCAGGCCTTCAGCAGTGCACTGCACGAGGCTGCCCCCTCCCAGCTCGAGGGGAAGCTGCCATCTCCTGACGTCAGGCAGGACGATGGGGAAGACACCCTGTTCTCGGAACCCAAGTTTGCACAG GTCAGCTCAAGTAATGTCGTCTTGAAGACGGGATTTGATTTTCTGGACAATTGGtaa